One genomic segment of Gossypium arboreum isolate Shixiya-1 chromosome 3, ASM2569848v2, whole genome shotgun sequence includes these proteins:
- the LOC108454797 gene encoding probable protein phosphatase 2C 12 isoform X1 yields MSSRGQYQPVPLSVLLKRESSNEKIEKPEIVHGLASQSKKGEDFTLLKTECQRTMGNGVTTFSVFGLFDGHNGSAAAIYTKENLLNNVLNAIPTDLNTDEWVAALPRALVSGFVKTDKHFHKIGKKSGTTVTFVIIEGWVITVASVGDSQCIFDSANGGIYYLSADHRLDCNEEERERITASGGDIGRLNAGCGTEIGPLRCWPGGLCLSRSIGDRDVGEFIVPVPYIKQIKMSKAGGRMIISSDGVWDALSAEAALDCCRGMPPEAAAAQIVKEALQANGLRDDTTCIVIDILPQEKPAAPSPPPKKPVKHLLMSLFRKKPSESFSYKDKEYMEPDVVEELFEEGSALLSERLNTKYPVCNMFKLFMCAVCQIEMKPGEGISVHAGTSSLVKVCPWDGPFLCSSCQEKKEAMEGKRPSVPQAGKEKKRKENMKNN; encoded by the exons ATGTCCTCGAGAGGCCAATATCAACCAGTGCCACTGTCGGTTCTACTGAAACGAGAATCATCAAATGAAAAGATAGAGAAACCGGAGATTGTACACGGACTAGCGAGCCAGAGCAAGAAAGGTGAGGACTTTACGTTGCTTAAGACGGAATGCCAAAGAACAATGGGAAATGGTGTCACCACATTCTCAGTTTTCGGG CTCTTTGATGGGCACAATGGATCTGCAGCTGCTATTTACACTAAAGAGAATCTCCTTAATAATGTCCTAAATGCTATTCCAACGGATCTTAATACAGATGAATGGGTTGCGGCACTGCCTAGGGCTTTGGTTTCTGGCTTTGTTAAAACAGATAAACACTTCCACAAGATAG GAAAAAAGTCAGGGACAACTGTAACCTTTGTGATAATAGAAGGATGGGTTATAACAGTTGCATCTGTTGGTGATTCCCAGTGTATATTTGACTCAGCTAATGGTGGAATATATTACTTGTCAGCTGATCATAGGCTTGACTGCAATGAAGAGGA AAGGGAACGAATCACTGCTAGTGGGGGTGATATTGGTCGATTAAATGCTGGTTGTGGTACAGAG ATTGGTCCTTTGAGATGTTGGCCTGGAGGCTTGTGTCTTTCACGATCCATTGGCGATAGGGATGTTGGGGAGTTCATTGTTCCTGTTCCATACATAAAGCAAATAAAG ATGTCTAAAGCTGGTGGTAGGATGATTATCTCTAGTGATGGTGTTTGGGATGCCTTATCAGCTGAAGCAGCTCTTGATTGTTGTCGTGGAATGCCACCAGAAGCAGCAGCTGCACAGATTGTGAAA GAAGCTTTGCAGGCAAATGGTCTTCGAGATGATACAACCTGCATCGTTATTGATATCTTACCACAAGAGAAGCCAGCTGCTCCATCGCCACCACCAAAGAAGCCAGTAAAACACCTTTTGATGTCATTATTTCGCAAGAAGCCTTCTGAATCATTCTCTTATAAAGATAAAGAATACATGGAGCCAGATGTGGTGGAGGAATTATTTGAGGAGGGATCTGCTTTGCTTTCAGAAAG GTTGAATACAAAATACCCAGTGTGCAACATGTTTAAGCTGTTCATGTGTGCAGTCTGTCAAATAGAAATGAAACCTGGAGAGGGTATTTCCGTTCATGCTGGTACTTCTAGTTTGGTAAAGGTATGTCCGTGGGATGGTCCCTTTCTTTGCTCTAGTTGCCAGGAGAAGAAAGAAGCTATGGAAGGGAAAAGACCATCAG TACCTCAAgcgggaaaagaaaagaaaagaaaagaaaatatgaaaaacaaTTGA
- the LOC108454797 gene encoding probable protein phosphatase 2C 12 isoform X2: protein MSSRGQYQPVPLSVLLKRESSNEKIEKPEIVHGLASQSKKGEDFTLLKTECQRTMGNGVTTFSVFGLFDGHNGSAAAIYTKENLLNNVLNAIPTDLNTDEWVAALPRALVSGFVKTDKHFHKIGKKSGTTVTFVIIEGWVITVASVGDSQCIFDSANGGIYYLSADHRLDCNEEERERITASGGDIGRLNAGCGTEIGPLRCWPGGLCLSRSIGDRDVGEFIVPVPYIKQIKMSKAGGRMIISSDGVWDALSAEAALDCCRGMPPEAAAAQIVKEALQANGLRDDTTCIVIDILPQEKPAAPSPPPKKPVKHLLMSLFRKKPSESFSYKDKEYMEPDVVEELFEEGSALLSERLNTKYPVCNMFKLFMCAVCQIEMKPGEGISVHAGTSSLVKVCPWDGPFLCSSCQEKKEAMEGKRPSDRHCIDSD, encoded by the exons ATGTCCTCGAGAGGCCAATATCAACCAGTGCCACTGTCGGTTCTACTGAAACGAGAATCATCAAATGAAAAGATAGAGAAACCGGAGATTGTACACGGACTAGCGAGCCAGAGCAAGAAAGGTGAGGACTTTACGTTGCTTAAGACGGAATGCCAAAGAACAATGGGAAATGGTGTCACCACATTCTCAGTTTTCGGG CTCTTTGATGGGCACAATGGATCTGCAGCTGCTATTTACACTAAAGAGAATCTCCTTAATAATGTCCTAAATGCTATTCCAACGGATCTTAATACAGATGAATGGGTTGCGGCACTGCCTAGGGCTTTGGTTTCTGGCTTTGTTAAAACAGATAAACACTTCCACAAGATAG GAAAAAAGTCAGGGACAACTGTAACCTTTGTGATAATAGAAGGATGGGTTATAACAGTTGCATCTGTTGGTGATTCCCAGTGTATATTTGACTCAGCTAATGGTGGAATATATTACTTGTCAGCTGATCATAGGCTTGACTGCAATGAAGAGGA AAGGGAACGAATCACTGCTAGTGGGGGTGATATTGGTCGATTAAATGCTGGTTGTGGTACAGAG ATTGGTCCTTTGAGATGTTGGCCTGGAGGCTTGTGTCTTTCACGATCCATTGGCGATAGGGATGTTGGGGAGTTCATTGTTCCTGTTCCATACATAAAGCAAATAAAG ATGTCTAAAGCTGGTGGTAGGATGATTATCTCTAGTGATGGTGTTTGGGATGCCTTATCAGCTGAAGCAGCTCTTGATTGTTGTCGTGGAATGCCACCAGAAGCAGCAGCTGCACAGATTGTGAAA GAAGCTTTGCAGGCAAATGGTCTTCGAGATGATACAACCTGCATCGTTATTGATATCTTACCACAAGAGAAGCCAGCTGCTCCATCGCCACCACCAAAGAAGCCAGTAAAACACCTTTTGATGTCATTATTTCGCAAGAAGCCTTCTGAATCATTCTCTTATAAAGATAAAGAATACATGGAGCCAGATGTGGTGGAGGAATTATTTGAGGAGGGATCTGCTTTGCTTTCAGAAAG GTTGAATACAAAATACCCAGTGTGCAACATGTTTAAGCTGTTCATGTGTGCAGTCTGTCAAATAGAAATGAAACCTGGAGAGGGTATTTCCGTTCATGCTGGTACTTCTAGTTTGGTAAAGGTATGTCCGTGGGATGGTCCCTTTCTTTGCTCTAGTTGCCAGGAGAAGAAAGAAGCTATGGAAGGGAAAAGACCATCAG ACAGACATTGCATTGACAGTGACTAG